ATTAGGCTTATCTGCTGGATTAAAAGTGAGAGATTGTTTAAAATTCTCTAAAGAAGTATCATAATCTCCTAAAAATTTATTCAAAAAACCAATATTATTTAAAGCAACGGCTGTTCCATTATCATCCTTCTTTGCTTTATGGATTTCCAAAATTTGAGTATTGTATTCTAACGCTTTTTGGTAATTACCTATTATTTTATACAAATCTGTAAGGCTACGAAAAGTCTCTAGTTTGCCTTCTGTATCATTATCGATGTTATAAATTTCCAAAACAGCTGTGTAATAAGCTAGTGCTTGGTCGTAGTTTTTTAGCTCTAAGTGAGCATCTGCAATACTTGAGAGTAACTTGGGGTGTACATCTTCACCTAATTCTCCATAAATTTCATTCGATTTAGTAAGATACTCTAACGCTTTGCCTTCTACTTCTTGTTCTTGATAAAATTCGCCTACTTCTTGGTAGGTTTCTGCTAGTAGCTTTCTATTTCCTAATTTTTCTATATTTTTTAGAGCTTGCAAATACCAACGTAAACTATTGGTAAACTGATTTTTGCCCCTATAAATATGTGCAAAATGAAGTATGCTAGTAGTAAGTTCTGTTTGAGTATTGCCTTGAAGAGCAGAGCTAAAGGCTTGTTGTGCATATAAAAGTCCACGTTCGTAGTTCTGTTCTTCTATACTGATACGTGCCATCTCATTTTTGAGATGTGATTTCAAACTATCTGAATCTGCTTTTTCAACCTGTTTTTGTAGTTGTTCTATGCTTTGTCCAAACGTATTGGTAGATAATACGACAGAAGCCACAAAAGATACAATCCAAAACAATATTTTTTTGAATTTCAAATCTGTATGACTGTTTGGTGTTATACACATAGAAGGAGTAAGTTAAAAAACTGACTAGATATTAAAACATAAATGGTTTTTTAGCTAGGTAGGTAGTAAAATCTTCTTACAATATGTTAAATATTTTCCATAATTACAATCTTCATTACTGAAAATTATCAAAACCTCATCTAGTAAATATAACTTATCCAATCAATAATTGAACTAAAGTAATTTTCACTCAAAAAAACAAAATAAATGAATAAAAATTCACCCAAAACCTATTTAATGAATAAAAATTCATTTATATTTGCATCATCTAACTAAAACCAACCCACTATTTTATAATCAAAAATGGCAAGAGCTAAAGATGAAAATAAAGTAATAGCAATTTATGAAGCAACATTAAAGTTAGTGCTAGAAAATGGCTTTACTGGTCTGAAAATGAGTAAGGTAGCTAAAGAAGCCAAACTGGCAACAGGCACTTTATATATTTATTTCAAAGACAAAGAACAACTAATCAATGCGCTCTATCTTTATATCAAAACAGAACAAACTAAACAGTATTTTTGGGATTATTCTGAAACAGATAGTTTTGTTTCTAATTTCAGAAAGCTGTGGTTTAGAGTAGTAGAAGTAGGAATGAAACAACCAGAATATGCAATTTTCATGGAGCAGTATTACCGTTCGCCTTTTATAAAAGAAGACTCAAAAGTACAAGGAGAAGCTCTTATTTCTCCAGTATATCAACTTTTAGAAAGAGGCAAAGCCGAACAACTTATTAAAGATATTCCCTTAGAACTCTTAGTTTGTCAGCTTTTGGGAGCTACCAACGAACTGATAAATTTGCATCAAGAAGGTAATTTTAAAGTAACAAAAGTTCATTTAGAGGCTATGTTCAAAATGTCTTGGGACGCTATCAAAAATTAAATCTATTTTTTTAAGAAAATAATGAATATTTATTCATTTAAAAACGTATAAAGCAATGAAAAAAACAATGTTAATCACAGGTGCATCAACAGGAATTGGAAGAGAAACAGCTATCTATTTTGCTCAAAAAGGTTGGAATGTGGCAGCGACTATGCGTACTCCTTCTAAAGAAACTGAATTGCAAAAAAATTCTTCTATTAAGCTCTATGAGTTAGATGTAACTAAAAACGAAACTATTGAAAAAGCTTTAACAGAAGCTAAAAACGA
This genomic window from Bernardetia sp. contains:
- a CDS encoding TetR/AcrR family transcriptional regulator; amino-acid sequence: MARAKDENKVIAIYEATLKLVLENGFTGLKMSKVAKEAKLATGTLYIYFKDKEQLINALYLYIKTEQTKQYFWDYSETDSFVSNFRKLWFRVVEVGMKQPEYAIFMEQYYRSPFIKEDSKVQGEALISPVYQLLERGKAEQLIKDIPLELLVCQLLGATNELINLHQEGNFKVTKVHLEAMFKMSWDAIKN